Proteins encoded within one genomic window of Bradyrhizobium sp. 186:
- a CDS encoding HlyD family type I secretion periplasmic adaptor subunit → MIAEFQSDATEVEQQAPPRLARVTLYGVLALIAFAVTWASVSQVEMIVTAQGKLTTTRPNLVVQPLETSIIREIHVKAGDRVNRGDVLATLDPTFSQADLDQLRGRVAGFDASIDRLGAELNGTEYAAKELTNADQILQGKLFLQRRAAYEAQIQNYDAQIASAQANLKTAQNEEAVLIQRLDTMRSIEAMRTTLMDKEVGSRLNFLLSRDARLEVESNLARVRGSIADTTHRLDKARADQKVFAEEFRRATYQELAETVPKRNSAAEELKKAELRRQLIVLQAPADAVVLDIANRTVGSVVREAETLFVLVPRDVPLQAEVNVEGRDIGQVALGQAVRIKFEAFPFQKYGTATGEVRVISQDTFSPDTKAEGARRAPAPYYRVLVDLSDTHLRLLPERVQLIPGMAVTAEMKVGKRTVISYFLYPLLRGLDESIREY, encoded by the coding sequence GTGATCGCCGAATTCCAGTCCGATGCAACCGAGGTCGAGCAGCAAGCGCCGCCGCGGCTCGCGCGTGTCACCCTCTACGGCGTGCTTGCACTGATTGCCTTCGCGGTCACCTGGGCATCCGTTTCGCAAGTGGAGATGATCGTCACGGCGCAGGGAAAATTGACCACGACACGTCCCAACCTGGTCGTGCAGCCGTTGGAAACGTCGATCATACGCGAGATCCACGTCAAGGCCGGTGATCGCGTCAACCGCGGCGACGTTCTGGCTACCCTCGATCCGACTTTCTCGCAGGCGGATCTCGATCAATTGCGCGGCAGGGTGGCTGGTTTCGATGCGTCGATCGACCGCCTGGGCGCCGAATTGAATGGAACCGAGTATGCCGCAAAAGAGCTCACGAATGCGGATCAGATCCTGCAGGGCAAGTTGTTCTTGCAGAGGAGAGCCGCCTATGAGGCGCAGATCCAGAACTACGACGCACAGATCGCTTCCGCTCAAGCCAATCTTAAGACAGCGCAGAACGAAGAGGCGGTTCTGATTCAGCGTCTCGACACGATGCGTTCAATAGAAGCTATGCGCACCACGCTGATGGACAAAGAGGTCGGTTCGAGGCTGAACTTTCTACTGTCTCGCGACGCACGGCTCGAGGTTGAGAGCAATTTGGCGCGCGTTCGCGGCAGTATCGCCGATACCACCCATCGGCTGGACAAGGCCCGCGCTGACCAGAAGGTCTTCGCCGAGGAGTTTCGTCGCGCCACTTATCAGGAACTGGCGGAGACGGTGCCGAAGCGCAATAGCGCAGCAGAGGAATTGAAGAAGGCCGAGCTTCGTCGACAGTTGATCGTCCTGCAGGCGCCGGCAGATGCCGTGGTGCTGGATATCGCAAACCGGACTGTCGGCTCGGTGGTTCGCGAAGCGGAAACGCTGTTTGTCCTGGTTCCGCGTGACGTGCCTCTTCAGGCGGAGGTCAACGTCGAGGGGCGGGATATCGGTCAGGTGGCGCTTGGACAAGCGGTCCGGATCAAGTTCGAAGCGTTTCCTTTCCAGAAATATGGAACTGCAACCGGAGAAGTCCGCGTCATCAGTCAGGACACGTTCTCGCCGGATACGAAGGCCGAAGGTGCGCGCCGCGCGCCAGCTCCCTATTACCGCGTACTGGTCGATTTGTCCGACACGCACCTTCGGCTGCTGCCTGAGCGCGTTCAACTGATTCCGGGTATGGCGGTGACGGCCGAAATGAAAGTCGGCAAGCGCACCGTGATTTCATATTTCCTGTACCCGTTGCTTCGCGGCCTGGATGAAAGCATCCGGGAATACTAA
- a CDS encoding peptidase domain-containing ABC transporter: MSLRISGEIDAADGAEGRVVDAPGSATQTALECLSKISGHHGIDLPVERLKHAYAVAAPPSLNLLLRMAKDAGLRARSTKMDWGALIRLGEAYPALARLANGNWIVVLGAGLGAEGTEVVSIFDPLADRKHEVLVVDRDRFCAQWAGDTILIKREQLTQDGRRSFGLRWFVPELLPQWRLFRDVAIAAILLYALGLVIPIFFQLVIDKVLVHESFTTLYVLSAGAAVALIFDAIFGFLRRYLLLYATNKVDIRVATKTFGHLLGLPVTFFEHMAAGVLVKHMQQAARIREFLTGRLFLTTLDALSLFVFLPVLALYSLKLTFMVLAFTATSGAVVGLLMGPFRRRLYDLYQAEGARQALLVETVHGMRTVKSLGMEPVQGRIWDSRCAQSVAMRFGVEKISAGAQALTGFLEKIMTLGIIAVGALDVFAGEMTIGALVAFNMLAGRVSGPLVQLVTMVHEYQEVALAVKMLGEVMNQKPERDGRKDGLRPDLAGKIEFESVSFRYGVEGAPALDDVSFTVEPGSIFGIVGRSGSGKTTLTRLISGMYPVQQGLLRIDGYDSRELDLAHLRQNLGIVLQDNFLFRGTVRDNIACVKRDATFAEVVAAAQLAGADEFIEQLPRGFDTMLEEDASNLSGGQKQRLAIARALIVNPRIVIFDEATSALDSESEMIIKRNLRRLAAGRTVIIVSHRLSMLTEASQILVMDRGRIVDVDRHDHLLSKCTIYRHLWNQQMKQIA, encoded by the coding sequence ATGTCTCTTCGAATTTCCGGTGAAATCGATGCCGCCGACGGCGCGGAGGGCCGGGTCGTGGACGCGCCTGGATCGGCAACGCAGACAGCATTGGAATGCCTGTCCAAGATTTCCGGTCATCATGGCATCGACCTGCCGGTCGAGCGTCTGAAGCACGCCTACGCCGTCGCCGCCCCGCCCTCGTTGAATCTCCTATTGCGCATGGCGAAGGATGCAGGCCTGCGTGCGAGAAGCACGAAAATGGACTGGGGTGCGCTGATCCGTCTCGGAGAAGCCTATCCGGCCCTGGCTCGGCTCGCCAATGGCAACTGGATCGTTGTCCTTGGTGCAGGACTGGGAGCTGAGGGCACTGAGGTCGTCAGTATCTTCGACCCGCTCGCCGACCGCAAGCACGAGGTCTTGGTGGTCGACCGGGACCGATTCTGTGCCCAATGGGCCGGCGATACGATCCTGATCAAGCGCGAGCAGTTGACGCAGGATGGTCGGAGGAGTTTCGGCCTCCGGTGGTTCGTACCGGAATTGCTTCCTCAATGGCGACTGTTTAGAGACGTCGCGATTGCCGCCATCCTGCTCTATGCGCTGGGTCTCGTCATCCCGATCTTTTTCCAGCTCGTCATCGACAAAGTTCTGGTTCACGAGAGCTTCACCACGCTCTACGTACTCTCGGCAGGGGCGGCCGTGGCACTCATATTTGACGCGATATTCGGCTTTTTGCGGCGCTACCTGCTGCTTTATGCGACCAATAAGGTCGACATTCGCGTTGCTACAAAGACGTTCGGTCATCTCCTCGGGCTGCCCGTCACCTTCTTCGAGCACATGGCAGCGGGAGTCCTGGTCAAGCACATGCAGCAAGCGGCCCGGATCCGCGAGTTTCTGACCGGCCGACTATTTTTAACCACCCTCGACGCGCTTTCGTTATTCGTCTTCCTGCCGGTACTTGCGCTCTACAGCCTCAAATTGACGTTTATGGTTCTGGCTTTCACTGCCACAAGCGGCGCTGTTGTCGGCCTGCTCATGGGCCCTTTCCGGCGACGTCTTTATGATCTTTACCAGGCGGAAGGTGCGCGGCAGGCTCTCCTCGTCGAAACAGTTCACGGTATGCGCACGGTGAAGTCGCTGGGCATGGAGCCCGTGCAGGGCAGGATTTGGGATAGCCGCTGTGCACAGTCGGTGGCCATGCGATTCGGTGTCGAGAAGATTTCCGCAGGCGCCCAGGCGCTCACCGGATTTCTCGAGAAGATCATGACGCTTGGGATCATCGCTGTCGGAGCACTCGACGTCTTCGCTGGAGAAATGACAATCGGCGCGCTGGTCGCCTTTAACATGCTGGCCGGGAGGGTCTCCGGACCACTGGTCCAGCTCGTGACCATGGTGCACGAATACCAGGAAGTTGCTCTTGCCGTGAAAATGCTCGGCGAGGTGATGAATCAGAAGCCTGAGCGGGATGGCAGGAAAGATGGGCTGCGGCCCGACCTCGCCGGAAAAATCGAGTTCGAGAGCGTTTCTTTTCGCTACGGAGTTGAGGGAGCGCCGGCGCTTGATGATGTCTCATTCACCGTCGAGCCAGGTTCGATCTTCGGAATCGTGGGCCGGAGCGGCTCTGGCAAGACGACGCTCACAAGGCTGATTTCGGGCATGTATCCGGTGCAGCAGGGGCTGCTGCGTATCGACGGATATGATTCGAGGGAGCTCGACCTCGCACACCTGCGCCAAAACCTCGGAATTGTCTTACAGGACAATTTCCTGTTTCGCGGGACGGTTCGCGACAATATCGCCTGCGTGAAACGTGACGCGACCTTTGCCGAGGTCGTCGCTGCGGCGCAGCTCGCAGGGGCCGACGAGTTCATCGAGCAGTTGCCCCGTGGGTTCGACACCATGCTCGAGGAAGACGCCTCGAATCTGTCCGGCGGGCAGAAGCAGCGGCTCGCGATTGCGCGGGCTCTGATCGTCAATCCACGGATCGTAATTTTCGATGAAGCGACGAGTGCCCTCGACTCCGAAAGCGAAATGATCATCAAGCGCAATCTCCGCCGTTTGGCGGCAGGGCGTACTGTCATCATCGTCTCGCATCGGTTGTCGATGCTGACCGAAGCAAGCCAGATCCTGGTGATGGACCGCGGCCGCATCGTCGACGTGGATCGCCACGACCATCTCCTGTCTAAATGCACTATCTACAGGCATTTGTGGAACCAACAGATGAAGCAGATTGCATGA